From Desulfatibacillum aliphaticivorans DSM 15576, the proteins below share one genomic window:
- a CDS encoding NINE protein, translated as MQGENTHSVAVGYILWIFGFFGAHRFYFGKPVSGTIYFFTFGVFLIGWIVDLFLIPGMDAKAEVKYESGPVDYTIAWILLTFLGYLGIHRFYMGKWLTGLLWLVTGGLFVVGYLYDYWTLNGQISEVNSQRA; from the coding sequence ATGCAAGGAGAAAACACGCACAGCGTGGCGGTCGGCTACATCTTATGGATTTTCGGATTTTTCGGCGCGCACCGTTTTTATTTCGGCAAGCCGGTTTCGGGCACGATTTATTTTTTCACCTTCGGCGTGTTTCTAATTGGCTGGATTGTGGACCTATTCCTCATCCCGGGCATGGACGCCAAAGCGGAAGTCAAATACGAATCCGGCCCCGTGGATTACACCATCGCCTGGATTCTGCTCACCTTTTTGGGATATTTGGGCATCCACCGGTTTTATATGGGCAAGTGGCTGACCGGCCTTTTGTGGCTGGTTACCGGCGGGTTGTTCGTCGTGGGATATCTGTACGACTACTGGACCCTGAACGGGCAAATCAGTGAAGTCAACTCGCAGCGCGCTTAG
- a CDS encoding HAD family hydrolase encodes MINISIPGHGDASYGSLVLDYNGTLAIDGKVIDGVMERLKTLSQSLEIHILTADTFGTVKAAFEGTGFTVSVLGKEAQDLAKQQYVAEQGAKKTIAVGNGRNDCLMLEKAALGIAVVGAECAAGVAVQAADIVAPNILCALDLLLKPLRLIATLRS; translated from the coding sequence GTGATCAATATTTCCATCCCCGGTCACGGAGACGCGTCTTACGGCAGTCTCGTGCTGGACTATAACGGAACCCTGGCCATAGACGGCAAGGTGATAGACGGAGTTATGGAAAGGCTTAAAACCCTTTCCCAAAGCCTGGAAATACATATTTTAACCGCCGATACCTTTGGCACGGTAAAAGCAGCCTTTGAAGGGACCGGCTTTACGGTTTCCGTCCTCGGCAAAGAAGCCCAGGACCTGGCGAAGCAGCAATACGTGGCGGAGCAGGGCGCGAAAAAAACCATTGCCGTGGGCAATGGGCGCAATGACTGCCTGATGCTGGAGAAAGCCGCCCTGGGCATCGCCGTTGTGGGCGCTGAATGCGCCGCGGGAGTCGCCGTACAGGCGGCGGACATTGTGGCGCCCAACATCCTGTGCGCCCTGGATCTGCTGCTTAAGCCCCTGCGCCTCATCGCCACTTTGCGTTCGTAA
- a CDS encoding type II toxin-antitoxin system Phd/YefM family antitoxin, with the protein MAIQTTYTHARAHLASLLNEVSENREVVIIQRRGHEDVALISAVELGGILETAHLLRSPKNAERLLAGLERARNDEGSGESLKDLRNEVGLE; encoded by the coding sequence ATGGCCATTCAAACAACCTACACGCATGCCAGAGCGCATTTGGCTTCGCTGCTGAATGAGGTTTCAGAAAACCGGGAGGTGGTGATCATCCAGCGCCGGGGGCATGAAGATGTGGCGCTGATATCGGCGGTTGAGTTGGGGGGGATTCTTGAGACGGCTCACTTGCTTCGGTCTCCCAAAAATGCTGAGCGCCTATTAGCCGGCCTGGAAAGAGCCAGGAATGATGAGGGCTCTGGGGAGTCGCTAAAGGATCTCCGTAACGAGGTCGGCCTTGAGTAA
- a CDS encoding Txe/YoeB family addiction module toxin gives MSKRRKKVPDDSGGRLSVFQPEFREDLRFWVEKDRKTALRIFQLIEAVMRDPFQGIGKPEPLKYFGPGVWSRRITQEHRLVYLVRDARIDFIQARYHY, from the coding sequence TTGAGTAAAAGGCGGAAAAAGGTCCCGGATGATTCCGGGGGGCGCCTGTCGGTCTTTCAGCCTGAATTCAGGGAGGACCTGCGATTCTGGGTGGAAAAGGACCGAAAGACGGCGTTGCGGATTTTTCAACTCATAGAAGCCGTCATGCGGGATCCATTTCAGGGGATCGGCAAGCCGGAGCCGTTAAAATATTTCGGCCCCGGCGTATGGTCCCGCCGAATCACCCAGGAGCACCGGTTGGTATATCTGGTGCGCGATGCGCGAATCGACTTCATTCAGGCGCGTTATCATTATTGA